From one Liolophura sinensis isolate JHLJ2023 chromosome 10, CUHK_Ljap_v2, whole genome shotgun sequence genomic stretch:
- the LOC135476369 gene encoding uncharacterized protein LOC135476369 — translation MAAPMSVRATAALRWYLLSSQRDFISNRVTGTTRCLPRLYFNICNRCLSSKIDDKQNSPHSTTEDGEANVNNNDVNEREADDFFGILENLRTPDPVFSGDTETHESLVTESEHLNQERVLDVHFGFIRRDADNPALPRDNRGRIKLRKSSSGVRQNTHESADYFSRLLGHEQESDSGSNQSDVGLKSKSTSSQHNDSAIDNSRPILQKQGHINLVQSDEPVLTHVDVDMTEPNFIDKQYFDSKYLGDTGDVRTKSLNSVKVSEGTSSLRQEHTVNRVKDDACISGGKDTVSFIDEQYFVKSDDQSKNDISLHLNDVSQNDFKSFPKNICEKHENAESDLHFVDDQYFSTIKITKNNSEGTSSVDNKKSDNVKTMPGFEKFSPEYKHSDENSESTLKYQIMKKMSQDSVRHRTQSSEYDSNVGESETSNEDIIISKITRQSERLSKKVKPNLEEPQTAYDMAMKIRLENAGRVTSVQVKNEKGVPTTRSGKKLDSKGFRILKDQVPDWTYTPKEVLAKVLKDSIIYDNNDIVVIDKPYGLPSHGKMFRLLVKLGASVAELVSALVQRGPGVASSVGQMTPLLAQLLDRTGKLEDLHLIHRLDKETTGVMILARTPQMASQLRELFRKRKVIKKYWLITKGIPNPAEGIIDIPIGESTSQKFYKMCLRPEHKEETKLVTRKSSLIGHDAVTQYRVLDSHHQCALVECQPFTGVKHQLRVHMAHALNTPILGDHKYSHFNKLAPQKLYPEILQRLGIRQSKVRYLAMHLHAKLIVLPEFLDGRNLVLSAYLPRHFVANMKKLKLNQPSK, via the exons ATGGCTGCGCCCATGTCAGTGCGTGCTACTGCAGCACTTCGTTGGTATTTATTGTCAAGTCAGAGAGATTTCATTTCAAATCGAGTAACTGGAACTACAAGATGCCTGCCAAGACTTTATTTCAACATCTGCAACAGGTGTTTAAGCTCTAAAATAGATGACAAACAGAACTCGCCGCATTCTACCACAGAGGACGGAGAAGCAAACGTTAACAACAACGACGTCAACGAAAGGGAGGCAGACGACTTTTTCGGAATCCTAGAAAACTTGAGGACTCCGGATCCTGTGTTTTCCGGGGACACTGAAACTCACGAATCTCTTGTCACTGAAAGTGAACATTTAAACCAAGAGCGGGTTTTAGATGTCCATTTTGGTTTTATTCGGCGTGATGCGGACAACCCGGCATTACCTCGAGATAATCGCGGACGGATTAAACTGAGGAAGAGTTCTTCTGGTGTGCGCCAGAATACTCATGAGTCTGCAGACTACTTCTCTCGACTCCTAGGTCATGAGCAGGAATCAGATTCTGGATCAAATCAAAGCGATGTAGGCTTAAAGTCAAAGTCCACTTCCAGTCAACATAACGACAGTGCTATTGACAATAGTAGACCCATATTGCAAAAACAGGGCCACATTAATTTAGTCCAGTCTGATGAACCTGTTTTGACTCATGTGGATGTTGATATGACAGAACCAAATTTTATTGACAAGCAGTATTTTGATAGTAAATACTTAGGTGATACAGGAGATGTTAGAACTAAAAGTCTGAATTCTGTGAAGGTTTCAGAAGGAACAAGCAGTCTCAGgcaagaacacacagtaaatagGGTGAAAGATGATGCATGTATTTCTGGAGGGAAAGATACCGTAAGCTTTATTGATGAGCAGTATTTTGTAAAAAGTGATGATCAAAGTAAAAATGACATCTCACTACATCTGAATGATGTAagtcaaaatgatttcaaaagCTTCCCAAAAAATATTTGTGAGAAACATGAAAATGCTGAGAGTGACTTGCATTTTGTTGATGATCAGTACTTCAGTACAATCAAAATCACAAAGAACAACTCTGAAGGAACCAGTAGTGTTGATAATAAGAAGTCAGACAATGTGAAGACCATGCCTGGTTTTGAGAAATTTTCACCAGAGTATAAGCATTCAGATGAAAATTCGGAGAGTACATTAAAATATCAGATTATGAAGAAGATGTCTCAGGACTCTGTTCGTCACAGGACCCAATCTTCCGAATATGATAGTAACGTAGGTGAATCGGAGACAAGTAATGAGGACATTATCATAAGCAAGATAACACGCCAATCTGAGCGGCTTTCGAAAAAGGTGAAACCAAACCTGGAAGAGCCACAAACAGCTTATGATATGGCCATGAAAATTAGGCTGGAAAATGCTGGAAGAGTTACTAGTGTACAGGTGAAGAATGAGAAAG GTGTACCGACTACAAGATCAGGGAAGAAACTGGACAGCAAAGGCTTTCGGATTTTGAAGGATCAAGTACCAGATTGGACTTACACACCTAAGGAAGTTTTGGCAAAAGTGTTAAAGGACAGCATAATTTATGATAACA ATGATATTGTTGTGATAGATAAGCCATACGGCCTACCCTCCCATGGTAAGATGTTTCGGCTACT GGTTAAGTTgggagcctctgtggctgagttggttagtgcgctagtgcagc GGGGTCCTGGAGTAGCTTCTAGTGTTGGTCAGATGACCCCTCTTCTAGCTCAACTATTGGACAGAACTGGAAAGCTTGAAGACCTGCACCTGATTCACAGACTAGACAAGGAGACCACAGGTGTTATGATTCTGGCCAG aaCCCCCCAGATGGCTTCTCAGTTGAGAGAACTGTTTCGAAAAAGAAAAGTCATCAAGAAGTATTGGCTAATTACTAAAGGAATCCCCAACCCTGCTGAAG GCATCATAGATATCCCTATAGGAGAAAGCACAAGTCAGAAATTTTACAAG ATGTGCCTGCGACCAGAACACAAGGAAGAGACGAAGTTAGTAACAAGAAAGAGCAGTTTGATTGGTCATGATGCGGTGACACAGTATCGAGTGTTAGATAGCCATCATCAGTGTGCCCTAGTCGAGTGCCAGCCATTCACCG GGGTGAAGCACCAGCTGAGGGTACACATGGCGCACGCCCTGAACACACCCATCTTGGGAGACCACAAGTACTCTCACTTCAATAAACTGGCACCTCAG aAACTCTATCCTGAAATTTTGCAAAGACTGGGAATTCGTCAAAGCAAAGTTCGTTACCTTGCCATGCATCTGCACGCCAAACTTATTGTTCTACCAGAATTTCTTGATGGACGAAACTTGGTTTTGTCTGCTTACTTGCCAAGACACTTTGTGGCTAACATGAAGAAACTCAAGCTGAACCAACCCTCCAAGTGA